The following proteins are co-located in the [Chlorobium] sp. 445 genome:
- a CDS encoding branched chain amino acid aminotransferase: MQKQEKIWMNGRLVDWGDAKIHILSHVIHYGSSMFEGIRCYETDKGSAVLFLKEHVRRLYDSAKIYRTEIPFTQLELREAILETIRANHLASCYIRPLVFRGEGALGVNPLKSSVDVAIVVWEWGSYLGDDAWEKGVDVCVASWRRIAPNTIPAGAKAGGNYLNSQLIKMEALANGYAEGIALDMNGYVAEGSGENLFLVRDGVIYTPMTAQSILPGITRRAVIELAKEQGLEVKETLISRESLYIADEVFMTGTAAEITPVRTIDRYKIGTGERGEITKLLQDKYYDIIKHGNDPRGWLTFVEPVSLSETLENCGTEEK; encoded by the coding sequence AAAATTCACATCCTTTCTCACGTGATTCACTATGGCTCGTCCATGTTCGAGGGCATCCGTTGCTACGAGACCGACAAAGGTTCTGCGGTCCTTTTTCTCAAAGAGCATGTGCGTCGGCTCTATGACTCTGCAAAAATCTACCGCACTGAAATTCCCTTCACGCAGCTGGAATTGCGCGAAGCGATTTTAGAGACGATTCGTGCTAATCACTTAGCCTCGTGTTACATTCGTCCTCTGGTCTTCCGTGGTGAAGGCGCGCTCGGTGTCAATCCGCTTAAGTCTAGCGTCGATGTAGCCATTGTGGTCTGGGAATGGGGTAGTTATTTGGGTGATGATGCATGGGAAAAAGGTGTCGATGTCTGCGTAGCATCATGGCGACGTATTGCCCCAAACACGATTCCTGCAGGCGCAAAAGCAGGCGGCAATTACCTCAATTCACAACTCATTAAAATGGAAGCGCTTGCCAATGGTTATGCTGAAGGTATTGCACTTGATATGAACGGCTATGTTGCTGAAGGAAGTGGTGAAAATCTCTTCCTCGTACGCGATGGAGTTATCTACACGCCAATGACTGCACAATCCATCCTGCCCGGTATCACACGCCGCGCTGTAATTGAGCTTGCAAAAGAACAAGGTCTTGAAGTAAAAGAAACCCTCATCTCCCGCGAAAGCCTGTACATCGCTGATGAAGTCTTTATGACAGGCACAGCCGCAGAAATCACGCCCGTGCGCACGATTGACCGCTATAAAATCGGCACAGGTGAGCGTGGCGAGATCACCAAACTGTTGCAAGATAAATACTACGATATCATCAAACACGGCAACGACCCGCGTGGCTGGCTCACCTTTGTTGAGCCAGTGTCGCTGAGCGAAACGCTTGAAAACTGCGGCACAGAAGAAAAATAA